Below is a window of Flavobacterium sp. N2820 DNA.
AGACAAATACGGTGCACACAATTATCATCCACTACCAGTAGTTTTGAGTAGAGGAGAAGGAGTTTATGTTTGGGATGTAGAAGGGAAAAAATATTATGATTTTCTTTCGGCATATTCTGCAGTAAATCAAGGGCATTGCCATCCTAAAATTGTAGGAGCAATGGTAGCACAAGCTCAAACACTAACTTTAACATCAAGAGCATTTTATAATGATAAATTAGGCGTTTATGAACAGTTTGTAACCGACTATTTTGGATTTGATAAAGTATTACCAATGAACACAGGTGCTGAAGCAGTAGAAACAGCATTAAAATTGTGTAGAAAATGGGCATACGAGAAAAAAGGGATACATGAAAATGAAGCACAAATTATCGTTTGTGATGGCAATTTCCACGGAAGAACTACAACGATTATCTCATTCTCAAATGATGAAAATGCGCGTAAAAATTTTGGTCCTTATACCGCAGGATTTATAAGTATACCTTATGATGACATTGAAGCGTTAGAAAGAGCCGTTAACTCATCAAAAAATATTGCAGGATTCCTGGTAGAACCAATTCAAGGTGAAGCGGGCGTTTATAAACCTACAACAGATTATCTTAAAAAAGCAAAAGCAATTTGTGCAGCTAATAATGTTTTGTTTATTGCTGATGAAGTGCAAACAGGAATTGCAAGAACAGGTTCATTATTAGCGGTTTGTGGTAATTGTACATGCGAATCAAAATGTGAAAAACAAGCAACTTATACGCAACCTGATATTTTAATTTTAGGAAAAGCGTTATCTGGAGGTGCTTATCCAGTTTCGGCGGTTTTAGCAAATAATAGTATTATGAATGTGATAAAGCCAGGACAACATGGTTCAACTTTTGGAGGAAATCCAGTTGCTGCTGCTGTTGCCATGGCTGCTTTGGAAGTAGTTTCTGAGGAAAGTTTATCTCAAAACGCAAGAAAATTAGGGAAAATTTTCCGAGATGAATTAGGTAAATTTATTGAAACTTCTAACATCGCAACATTAGTTAGAGGAAAAGGATTATTGAATGCCGTTGTAATTAACGATACTGAAGAAAGCGATACGGCTTGGAATATTTGTGTTCGTTTAGCAGCAAACGGATTATTAGCAAAACCAACACACGGAAACATCATTCGTTTTGCACCACCTCTAGTAATGACAGAAGAGCAATTGAGAGATTGTGTTTCTATAATTATTAGTACTTTGAAAGAATTTGAAAAGTAGAAATAAAGTTTAAAATCCTGCACATTGCAGGATTTTTTTATATTTACAAGATTAAACTAACTAACATGAAAACTAAATTAATTGCGATTGCTTCCGTTTTTATTTTAACTTTAGCTTGTTCGCCAAAAATTCAACTTCCATCTGAAGATAAACTTCCACCACCAGAAATACCTATGAGTCCTGAATTAGTTGAGGGAAAAACATTATTTTTAAACAATTGTTCTAAGTGTCACGATTTATATAGTCCTAAAGATTTTAATGCAGAGCAATGGAAGCCAATTATGTTAAGTATGCAGAAAAAAGCTGAAATTTCAGATGAAGAAAGAGAAAAAATTTATGCTTATCTAACAAAATAGTAAAAGTATCCGTCATTTGGCGGATATTTTTTTGGTATTGTTTTTGTATTTTTACAACCAATTAATAGCTATGAAATCTAAATTATCTTTTTTCTTTTTACTATTCTCTTTGCTCTCCTTTGGTCAAGTGCCGCATTGTGGCTTTGATTTTACCTCTTATTTAGTCGTAAAAGCACATGAAGAAGGAAAATCAGATAACATTGCCGATTTAAAAATTACGTTAGTCAACGAAAAAGGAGCAGAAATCATCAACGAAAACAATAAATACAGTTGGAAATACGGCAATAAACCTTTGGTTTTTACTAAAAATCATCTTATCAGCAAGCCAAACGAAGCTGAGAAATGGTTTTTCCCGTATGCTGGTGATACTTATTTACTTTCAGTAACAAATACCTTTCCCGCGGAAGAATTTTACATTAAAATTGAAGATACAAAAGGAAAATACAAAGAACAATTGGTGCAATTACAAGCTTTTAATATGTACATTTTGTGTTCGAGTGAAAACGAACGCCAAGCCAGAAGCTTCGGTCCAAGAAGTAATAATCCGATTGAAGTGATTGTTGAACGAAAATAAAAAAAAACACCTCAATAGAAGGTGTTTATGGATTAGTTGCAGTTGTTTACAGCAATAACTTTTAATGTTTTGTTTCCAGCGGGTAATTCCCAATCTACTTGATCGTTGGCTTTAAAACCAATGATAGCAACGCTTAAAGGAACAAGAACTGAATATTTACTTTCTTTTATATTGACCTGAGACGGTAAAACAATTTGAAATTTCATTTGTTTTTTTGTGCCCATATCTTCAATTATTACTTCAGAATTAATTCGAATAAAACTATTTTCAATTACTGAATCTTCAATTACAGTTCCACGGTCTAATTCTTCATTTAGTAATTTTATTTCTCTGGCACTTGTAGCTGAAAGATTCGCTTTTGTGATTTTTTTCAACAGTTTATAATCACTCAATGTGAATGTTGGTATTGGTTTCATATTGTTCAGTTTAAATTTATGTATTGCATATTATTGTTTTCCTTCTCGGGATAATATATCTCCGTAAAATTTTGATTTGAATTGTGTTCAACTCTTTTATATAAGAAGTCAGGTGTTATTTCTTTTGGATCTTCAAATCCGCATGCTCCAATAAATTCACCAAAGGCTTTTAAGGTGTTTTTATGAAAATTAGCTACTCTGACTCTTTTATCGGTTACATTTAATCCTTTGTATAACGATTTATCCTGCGTCGCAATTCCTACGGGACATTTTCCGCTATCGCATTGTAAGGCTTGAATGCATCCAAGAGCAAACATCATTCCACGCGCACTGTAACAAGCATCAGCTCCTAAAGCCAGTGTTTTTGCAATATCAAAAGCCGAAATGATTTTTCCAGAAGCTAAAATTTTAATTTCGTCACGCAGACCATATTCTTTTAAGGTTTGGTTTACAAATACAATCGCATCTGATAGCGCCATTCCCATATAATCGATAAATTCAAGAGGTGCAGCACCTGTTCCGCCTTCAGCACCATCTATAGTGATGAAATCGGGATAAATTTTAGTATGTAACATCGCTTTTACAATAGCAATAAATTCATCTTTTCGACCAATACAAATTTTAAAACCAACAGGTTTAAAGTTGGAAAGTTCACGTAATCGTCCAATAAAATACAATAATTCGGTAGCATTTGAAAAAGCAGTATGTCCAGATGGAGAATGAACGGTTGTAAAAGGTTTGATATTTCTGATTTTTGCTATTTCAGGCGTGTTTTTTTCTGCTGGAAGTAATCCGCCATGACCCGGTTTTGCACCTTGAGATAATTTTAATTCAATCATCTTTACTTCTTCATAATTGGCTTTTTGAGCAAATAATTCACTCGAAAAATTTCCCTTTTCATCTCTACATCCAAAATATCCTGTTCCAATTTGCCAAATCAAATCGCCTCCCATTAAGTGGTAATCACTAATTCCGCCTTCACCTGTATTATGTGCAAAATTTCCAAGTTTAGCTCCTTCATTTAAAGAAGTAATAGCAGTTTTACTCAAGGCACCATAACTCATAGCGCTGATATTATAAATACTAGCATTGTAGGGTTGTAAACATTTTGAGCCACCAATTAGTGTTCTAAATTTTTTCTCATCCGCTTTTTTCGGATATACTGAATGTGCCGCCCATTCATATCCAATGCGGTTTGGGTCGTCTTGCATTCCAAAGGAAATGGTTTGCTTTTCGTTTTTCGCTCTTTGATACACAATAGAGCGTTGTCTTCTATTAAATGGTTTTCCATCTAATTCACCTTCAAAAAAGTATTGACGAAATTCAGGTCGAACCGATTCAAATAAATAACGTAATCTACCTACTAATGGGTAATTTTTTCGAACAGAATGTTTTGTTTGTGTACTATCAATTAATACGAGAAACAATGCGATAAATGGCGCACTTAAAAAGACGGAATGTACTTTATAATAAAAGACCAAGAAAAGGGTTCCTATAAAAAAAGAAAGTGTGATTAACCAAATAATATGGCGCGCGTTTAGCTTCCCAAAAAGTTTTTTTTGTGACATGTTTTTTAGGTTTTAGATAAAAAAATGATTCCAGAAGTTATTTCTGAAATGTTATTGAATGTAGTTTTGTAAAAGAAAATCCTCCGCCTGAAGAATATGCATAGAAAGACGGAGGCCTAATTGATGAAGGCCTTGCTGTGTGAAAAGAATAATACCTTATTGTAGAATGTATTATCTATTGAAAATGTATGTAAAAATGTATTTTTCAAGACTAAAAATTATAGTTTGACAAAGGTAATCAAAGCTTTTGGATTAATAAATTATTTCCACTTAATATTACACCCAATACTCGGTTTCTGCTCAGGATTAATTAGTCGATTTGTAACCACACCATCAATAGCGCTTCTTAAATCGGAACCACTTAATGGAATACCATTTGCTGGTCGGCTATCATCTAATTGGCCTCTATAAACCAATTTATTTTGATTGTCGAAAAGATAAAAATCGGGAGTACAAGCGGCATCGTAGGCTTTGGCTACTTCTTGTGTTTCGTCATATAAATATGGGAATTCAAATCCGTTTTCAAAGGCAAATTCTGTCATTAATTCTGGTGCATCTTGAGGATATTTTATTACATCGTTGCTTGAAATTGCTACAAAACCAATGCCTTGCACACGATAATCGTTCACCACTTTTAGCACTTCTTCCATTACATGAAGTACAAACGGACAATGATTGCAAATGAATAGGACAACCGTTCCTTTTTCACCTTTGCACGCTTCAAAAGTTTTAAATTCATTTGAATTAGTATCTTTCAAATTAAAATCAGGAGCAATTGTGCCCAGTGGTAACATGTTAGAAGGAGTTTGAGCCATTATTAATTTAGAATTTAGAGTTTTTAATCTTTCTACTTTTTACTTTTAACTTCACTAATTATACGCACCAAATCTTTTATTGTTACAAAATAGCACAATACTTTTTTTTGGGATTCCATTTTCTTACTTTTGCATCACAACACAACACATTATGTACAAACTATTTATTCGTCCGTTACTTTTCTGTTTCGATCCAGAAAAAGTGCATTATTTTACCTTTTCATTCATTCGTTTTCTGAATAAAATTCCAGGTTTTTCAAGCTTATTTCAATCGCTTTACGAAGTAAAAGATGCCCGTTTAGAGCGAGAAGTTTTCGGAATTAAATTCAAAAATCCGGTTGGTTTAGCAGCTGGGTTTGATAAAGATGCAAAGTTATATCAAGAGTTGTCAAATTTCGGTTTCGGATTTATTGAAATTGGTACTTTAACGCCTGTTGGACAAGAAGGAAATCCAAAGAAACGTTTGTTCCGCTTAAAAGAAGATAATGCGATTATCAACCGAATGGGCTTCAATAATGGCGGTGTTAAAGATGCGGTAGAACGTTTGAAAAATAATAAAGGCGTTTTAATTGGTGGAAACATCGGAAAAAATAAAGTTACGCCAAACGAAGAAGCAGTGAAAGATTACGAAATCTGTTTTGAAGCTTTGTTTCCGTATGTAGATTATTTTGTGGTCAATGTGAGTTCGCCAAACACACCAAATCTTCGTGAATTGCAAGATAAAAAGCCTTTGACAGAATTATTGCAAACACTTCAAGATAAGAACAATGCAAAACCAAAACAAAAGCCAATTTTACTAAAAATCGCTCCCGATTTAACAGATGAACAACTTTTAGATATCATTGATATTGTAAACGAAACTAAAATTGCTGGCGTAATTGCTACGAATACTACGATTTCTCGCGAAGGTTTACAATCGGAAAACAAATCAGAAATGGGCGGTTTATCTGGAAAACCATTAACCAAACGTTCTACAGAAGTAATTCGTTTTCTTTCGGAAAAAAGTAATAAGTCGTTCCCAATTATTGGAGTAGGAGGAATTCATACCGCTGAAGATGCGATTGAAAAGTTGAATGCTGGTGCAAGTTTAGTGCAACTTTATACAGGATTTATTTATGAAGGACCAGCTTTAGTAAAAGCGATTAATGAAAAGATTTTAGAAAATAGCTAATTGAACGAGTAATCCTATTAGTAACGCAATTCCGAAACTTAACAGGGTTCCAATAAGTACATATTCGGTTAGTTTTCGGTCTTTTGCGGCTTTTAAATCACCAAATCTAAAAATTGACTTTGCAGCCAATAAAAATCCAATAGCTTCAAAATGATGGGTCAAAATGAAGCAGAAAATGAATAAGCGTTCTAAAATTCCAATATAATTTCCAGCATTTTCAAGCGAATTGTCTTTTGCTTTTTTTTCTGGTGTCCAAATGGAAATGATATTTCGAATGATTATTGAAGTAGGTTTTGTTAATAAAACAATTCCAGTTAAGACTATCCAGAAATTATTTCCAAAAAAGCTAAAATTTATTGTAGTATTTGTGTAAAAAAATGCGATTCCCACAATGGTTATTGCGTGTAAAAATTGATCCAAAAGAAACCAAAATCGTTTGGTTTTTTTAGTTTGAAATTGCAATTTCATATAATCTATTACACCATGAAGAACTGCTAAAAGTAGTGCAAACCAAAGGAAACTTTTTTCAAATACGAGAGCAAAAGCTAAAATACCGTGAAGAAGCACATGAAAATACAAGTAAATACTTTTATGCTTTTAGCTTCTTTATCTAAAACCCAATCGGTTGGTTGCAACAAAAAATCGCCAATTAAATGTGCTAAAAGTAATTTTACGAGTACAATCATACTTCAAGAGTTTTAACTTTTTTTCTAAAATAGTGTTCCACTTGCATCATCAATTCAAAATTAGAACGTTTTTGTCGTCTGCTCACTGCTGCTTGATTAATGCCTAGTTTTACACCTATTTCTTCTTGTGAAAGCGTAGGGTTTTGAATGGCAATTAAAACAAATTCTGCCGACTGCTGCAACCAATTGTCCATGAATGACAAGCTTAATTTAAGCATTAAATTCAACTCTTCATCAAATGCTGTATTGCCTGTATTTAATACTAAATTTAGTTTCTGCTTTTTTAAGGTTTCAAATGTTTCACCTGAGCGAATAAAGGCTGTTCCGTTGCTTTCTGTTATTTTTCTCGTTTTATATGTTTTGTCTCCAAATCCTAAACTCATTCGTACATCTAAATTAATGGATTTGAAAAAAGCTTTAATTTGAAACGCTATGAATAACGCATCTTCTGGATTTTTAATTTCCATCTGAAATTCATCACCACGATAAATTTCCCAATCATTTGGAGATTTCCCAAAAGTGAGTAATAAAGCTTTTAAATCATCTATCCATTTCTTGGAAGAAAGCTTTCTTGAGTTGATTATATCTGCTGTAAGTATCACAATCATAACTCAAATGTACTCAAATATTTTTATAAAAGCAAAATTATTACCTAAAAGTGTAATATTTTAAATTATTACCTAAAAGTGTAATATTTCGTATTATTACCAAAAAGTGTAATACTTCAATTGTTAAGAATGTAAAAAAACGATTTCGTAAAATAGAATACTTTATTATCTTTGAAGCTATGAATCCAATCAAAATTATCGAGTGTCCACGCGATGCTATGCAAGGCATTAAACCTTTTATTCCTACAGAAAAAAAGGTAAAATACATTCAATCGTTATTGCGTGTAGGTTTTGATACTCTTGATTTTGGAAGTTTTGTTTCGCCAAAAGCTATTCCGCAAATGCAAGATACCGTTGAGGTGCTGGCACAATTGGATTTATCGGCAACAAATAGCAAATTATTAGCGATTATTGCCAATACACAAGGTGCTTTGAATGCTTCAATTCATAATGAAATTCAATATTTAGGATTTCCATTTTCGATTTCAGAAAACTTTCAAATGCGAAATACGCATAAAACTATTGCTGAAAGTCTGGTGACATTACATGAGATTTTAGAAATTGCGGATAAATCGAATAAAGAAGTGGTTACCTACATTTCAATGGGTTTTGGAAATCCGTATGGCGACGCATGGAATGTTGAAATTGTTGGCGAATGGACTGAAAAATTGGCGAATATGGGTGTGAAAATTCTATCGCTTTCCGATACCGTTGGAAGTTCGACTCCAGAAGTTATTGATTATTTGTTTTCTAATTTGATTCCGAAATACCCAAACATTGAATTTGGAGCACATTTACATACCACACCAGACAAATGGTTTGAAAAAATTGATGCGGCTTACAATGCAGGTTGTCGTCGTTATGATGGTGCCATTCAAGGTTTTGGTGGCTGTCCAATGGCAAAAGATGATTTAACTGGAAATATGCCTACAGAAAAATTATTGTCATATTTCACTACTAAAAGAGAAAATACGAATACTAGTCCAATGAGTTTTGAAAGTGCGTATAACGAAGCAACTAAATTATTTGGCGAGTTTCATTAATTGGATGTTCTTCGCTTAAAAAATTTATAAATTTCTACCCAAAGCACTGAAATACTTCCCACTAAAACACATATTCCTATTTGGGAACCACTTACCATTTCAAACAAGAAGAATTTTGAAAATGCAGGAATGAACAATAGCAATCCAGTCATTAAAATGGTAATTCCAATAATCAATCCTACTAAATTATTTTTGTATTGAATCGTTTTAAAAATCGAATAATAAAACGAACGATTCGTCAACGTTAATACTATATTAGAAGTGATTAATGTTAAGAAAATCAAAGTTCTAGTTCCGTTTTCGGATAGGTGTTCTCCAATTGCATATTGATAAATAAATAGCAATCCTAATGTAATTACTAAGCCTTGAATGATGCTAATAAGCACTTCTTTTAAGTTGAAAAAAGTAGTAGTTAGCGGTCTTGGTTTTTGTAGCATCAGATTGTCTTCCATAGGTTCATTTTCGTAAATGATAGAACATGTTGGACCCATAATAATTTCCAAGAAAATAATATGAACTGGCGTAAAAATATTCGGATAGATCCAACCTAAAGCCAATGGAATAAATACAATTAAAATAATCGGAATATGAATCGAAATAATATATTGAATTGCTTTTTTGAGGTTGATGTAGATTTTTCTTCCCATAGCGATGGCATCCGTCATTTTTTCAAAATTGTCGTCTACGAGAATTAAATTAGCGGCTTGTTTGGCGATTTCAGTTCCTTTTTTACCCATTGCAATGCCTATATGTGCCGATTTTAAAGCAGGTCCGTCATTTACACCATCACCTGTCATGGCTACGATTTGGTTATTTGATTTTAAAGCTTGAATGATTTTAAGCTTCGCTTCTGGAAACATTCTGGTAAAAATAGCCGTTTCCATTACTTTTTCTTTCAAAGTCGCTTCATCCATTGCCATTAATTCGTCGCCGTTTAAGACTTTATCAGCGTTTTTAAATCCGACTTGTTTTGCGATGGTTGAAGTAGTTTCAGCATTATCTCCTGTTACGATTTTCACTTGAATTCCCGCTTTGTAAAACGTTTCAAAAACTGCTTGAATATTGTGTTTTGGTGGATCATAAAAAGCAACCAAACCTTTAAAGTTGAATTTTAATTCTTGTTGGCTTTCAGGATAATCCGTTCCTGAAAAGTCAGAAACTCCAACACCTAAAACCCTGAAACCTTTGCTAGTCATTGTCTTCATAGCAATCAAAATCTGATTTTTTTCAACTTCACTCAAATGGCTTACTTCGATTAACGCTTCAGGCGCTCCTTTTGCAGCGATGATTTTTTTACCCGATTTGTTTTCGAAAATATGCGTCATCATAGGAGGTTTTCCGCTTAACGGGTATTCGTGAACCATTTTAAAAAGAGGTCTTTCGTCTTCGCTTTCAAACTTGGAATACGCTTCGTGAATCGCAATTTCCATCGCATCAAACGGAATGGGTTCGCTTGACCACATAGCGTAATTCAAGACTTCTTCGGCTTCTGTTGTTAATTTTTCTTTCGTATCAATAATCGTATCAGAATCAAAAAGATACAACTCGGCCAAACTCATTTTGTTTTCGGTAATGGTTCCAGTTTTATCAGTGCAAATTACGGTCGCACTTCCTAAGGTTTCAACGGTTTTGGTTTGTTTGGTAATGATGCCCATTTTCATCAAACGCCAAGCACCTAAAGCCATAAAAGTGGTAAATGCTACTGGAATTTCCTCAGGAATAACGCTCATTGCTAAGGTTAATGCTTTCAATAAACTATCTAATAATTCTCTAGAGTTGTAATAATTAATACCCCAAACGATTCCGAAAATCACCAAACCAATTATGGACATTTTGGTTACGAAATTGTTGATTTGAATCTGCAAAGGCGTTTTTTCTTCTTCGATTGCATTCAAACTGGCCCCAATTTTTCCTAATTGTGTTTTATTTCCAATTGCAGTTATTTCGCAAATTGCTAAACCCGAAGCTACAATCGTACCTTGAAATACTTGTTTGTTTTCGGATTCATTTGATTTAAAAATAGATAAAGATTCGCCAGTTAAAATGGATTCGTTCACTGAAAAATCGTTGGATGAAAGAATAATTCCGTCTGCGGGAATAAATGCGCCTTCTTCC
It encodes the following:
- a CDS encoding c-type cytochrome → MKTKLIAIASVFILTLACSPKIQLPSEDKLPPPEIPMSPELVEGKTLFLNNCSKCHDLYSPKDFNAEQWKPIMLSMQKKAEISDEEREKIYAYLTK
- a CDS encoding hydroxymethylglutaryl-CoA lyase, whose product is MNPIKIIECPRDAMQGIKPFIPTEKKVKYIQSLLRVGFDTLDFGSFVSPKAIPQMQDTVEVLAQLDLSATNSKLLAIIANTQGALNASIHNEIQYLGFPFSISENFQMRNTHKTIAESLVTLHEILEIADKSNKEVVTYISMGFGNPYGDAWNVEIVGEWTEKLANMGVKILSLSDTVGSSTPEVIDYLFSNLIPKYPNIEFGAHLHTTPDKWFEKIDAAYNAGCRRYDGAIQGFGGCPMAKDDLTGNMPTEKLLSYFTTKRENTNTSPMSFESAYNEATKLFGEFH
- a CDS encoding quinone-dependent dihydroorotate dehydrogenase — its product is MYKLFIRPLLFCFDPEKVHYFTFSFIRFLNKIPGFSSLFQSLYEVKDARLEREVFGIKFKNPVGLAAGFDKDAKLYQELSNFGFGFIEIGTLTPVGQEGNPKKRLFRLKEDNAIINRMGFNNGGVKDAVERLKNNKGVLIGGNIGKNKVTPNEEAVKDYEICFEALFPYVDYFVVNVSSPNTPNLRELQDKKPLTELLQTLQDKNNAKPKQKPILLKIAPDLTDEQLLDIIDIVNETKIAGVIATNTTISREGLQSENKSEMGGLSGKPLTKRSTEVIRFLSEKSNKSFPIIGVGGIHTAEDAIEKLNAGASLVQLYTGFIYEGPALVKAINEKILENS
- a CDS encoding FMN-binding glutamate synthase family protein, with the protein product MSQKKLFGKLNARHIIWLITLSFFIGTLFLVFYYKVHSVFLSAPFIALFLVLIDSTQTKHSVRKNYPLVGRLRYLFESVRPEFRQYFFEGELDGKPFNRRQRSIVYQRAKNEKQTISFGMQDDPNRIGYEWAAHSVYPKKADEKKFRTLIGGSKCLQPYNASIYNISAMSYGALSKTAITSLNEGAKLGNFAHNTGEGGISDYHLMGGDLIWQIGTGYFGCRDEKGNFSSELFAQKANYEEVKMIELKLSQGAKPGHGGLLPAEKNTPEIAKIRNIKPFTTVHSPSGHTAFSNATELLYFIGRLRELSNFKPVGFKICIGRKDEFIAIVKAMLHTKIYPDFITIDGAEGGTGAAPLEFIDYMGMALSDAIVFVNQTLKEYGLRDEIKILASGKIISAFDIAKTLALGADACYSARGMMFALGCIQALQCDSGKCPVGIATQDKSLYKGLNVTDKRVRVANFHKNTLKAFGEFIGACGFEDPKEITPDFLYKRVEHNSNQNFTEIYYPEKENNNMQYINLN
- a CDS encoding cation-translocating P-type ATPase yields the protein MSDSKKTSAGLTDLEVLESAKIHGKNSVEHAKKNHFLISLVDIIKEPMFILLFTATSIYFITGDYGDGIFMAIAIVFVIAISVFQESRSRNAIEALKKLSQPKCKVIRNSTIIEIPTEEIVIGDCVQLEEGAFIPADGIILSSNDFSVNESILTGESLSIFKSNESENKQVFQGTIVASGLAICEITAIGNKTQLGKIGASLNAIEEEKTPLQIQINNFVTKMSIIGLVIFGIVWGINYYNSRELLDSLLKALTLAMSVIPEEIPVAFTTFMALGAWRLMKMGIITKQTKTVETLGSATVICTDKTGTITENKMSLAELYLFDSDTIIDTKEKLTTEAEEVLNYAMWSSEPIPFDAMEIAIHEAYSKFESEDERPLFKMVHEYPLSGKPPMMTHIFENKSGKKIIAAKGAPEALIEVSHLSEVEKNQILIAMKTMTSKGFRVLGVGVSDFSGTDYPESQQELKFNFKGLVAFYDPPKHNIQAVFETFYKAGIQVKIVTGDNAETTSTIAKQVGFKNADKVLNGDELMAMDEATLKEKVMETAIFTRMFPEAKLKIIQALKSNNQIVAMTGDGVNDGPALKSAHIGIAMGKKGTEIAKQAANLILVDDNFEKMTDAIAMGRKIYINLKKAIQYIISIHIPIILIVFIPLALGWIYPNIFTPVHIIFLEIIMGPTCSIIYENEPMEDNLMLQKPRPLTTTFFNLKEVLISIIQGLVITLGLLFIYQYAIGEHLSENGTRTLIFLTLITSNIVLTLTNRSFYYSIFKTIQYKNNLVGLIIGITILMTGLLLFIPAFSKFFLFEMVSGSQIGICVLVGSISVLWVEIYKFFKRRTSN
- a CDS encoding thioredoxin family protein, which produces MAQTPSNMLPLGTIAPDFNLKDTNSNEFKTFEACKGEKGTVVLFICNHCPFVLHVMEEVLKVVNDYRVQGIGFVAISSNDVIKYPQDAPELMTEFAFENGFEFPYLYDETQEVAKAYDAACTPDFYLFDNQNKLVYRGQLDDSRPANGIPLSGSDLRSAIDGVVTNRLINPEQKPSIGCNIKWK
- a CDS encoding SatD family protein, producing MIVILTADIINSRKLSSKKWIDDLKALLLTFGKSPNDWEIYRGDEFQMEIKNPEDALFIAFQIKAFFKSINLDVRMSLGFGDKTYKTRKITESNGTAFIRSGETFETLKKQKLNLVLNTGNTAFDEELNLMLKLSLSFMDNWLQQSAEFVLIAIQNPTLSQEEIGVKLGINQAAVSRRQKRSNFELMMQVEHYFRKKVKTLEV
- a CDS encoding GreA/GreB family elongation factor gives rise to the protein MKPIPTFTLSDYKLLKKITKANLSATSAREIKLLNEELDRGTVIEDSVIENSFIRINSEVIIEDMGTKKQMKFQIVLPSQVNIKESKYSVLVPLSVAIIGFKANDQVDWELPAGNKTLKVIAVNNCN
- the rocD gene encoding ornithine--oxo-acid transaminase, which produces MSVLEKMNSAEAIALEDKYGAHNYHPLPVVLSRGEGVYVWDVEGKKYYDFLSAYSAVNQGHCHPKIVGAMVAQAQTLTLTSRAFYNDKLGVYEQFVTDYFGFDKVLPMNTGAEAVETALKLCRKWAYEKKGIHENEAQIIVCDGNFHGRTTTIISFSNDENARKNFGPYTAGFISIPYDDIEALERAVNSSKNIAGFLVEPIQGEAGVYKPTTDYLKKAKAICAANNVLFIADEVQTGIARTGSLLAVCGNCTCESKCEKQATYTQPDILILGKALSGGAYPVSAVLANNSIMNVIKPGQHGSTFGGNPVAAAVAMAALEVVSEESLSQNARKLGKIFRDELGKFIETSNIATLVRGKGLLNAVVINDTEESDTAWNICVRLAANGLLAKPTHGNIIRFAPPLVMTEEQLRDCVSIIISTLKEFEK